Proteins encoded in a region of the Sphingobium indicum B90A genome:
- a CDS encoding arylesterase has product MKAGRRSIYVGAAAIVQLLTACSGEPAADNHAAPSVQAGNAAAPVADGKLVLAFGDSLYAGYGVAQNESFPFRLEQALKAQGLAVQVRNAGVSGETSLGGLQRLAFTLDGLPRKPDLLLLDLGGNDMLRGLPPEDSEKNLRAILDELKRRQIPVLLTGMLAAPNMGKDYGAKFDAIYPRLAKDYGLPLYPFFLDGVIGDPKLMQADSIHPNPAGVNIVVGRIAPVVAGLLKDA; this is encoded by the coding sequence ATGAAGGCGGGAAGACGGTCAATATATGTGGGCGCGGCGGCGATTGTGCAATTGCTCACCGCCTGTTCGGGCGAACCGGCCGCAGACAATCATGCCGCGCCGTCCGTTCAGGCCGGTAACGCGGCTGCCCCGGTCGCGGACGGCAAGCTGGTGCTGGCCTTCGGCGACAGCCTCTATGCGGGCTATGGCGTGGCCCAGAATGAAAGCTTCCCCTTCCGCCTGGAACAGGCGCTGAAGGCGCAGGGGCTGGCGGTTCAGGTCCGCAATGCCGGGGTCTCCGGCGAAACCTCCTTGGGCGGCCTGCAGCGCCTGGCCTTCACGCTGGACGGCCTGCCGCGCAAGCCCGACCTGCTGCTGCTGGACCTGGGCGGCAACGACATGCTGCGCGGACTGCCGCCGGAGGACAGCGAGAAGAATCTGCGCGCCATATTGGACGAACTGAAACGGCGGCAGATCCCCGTGCTGCTCACCGGCATGCTGGCCGCGCCGAATATGGGCAAGGATTATGGCGCGAAGTTCGACGCCATCTATCCCCGGCTGGCGAAGGATTACGGCCTGCCGCTCTACCCCTTCTTCCTGGACGGCGTGATCGGCGATCCCAAGCTGATGCAGGCCGATTCCATCCACCCCAATCCCGCCGGGGTGAACATCGTCGTCGGCAGGATCGCGCCGGTCGTCGCGGGCTTGCTCAAGGACGCATAA
- a CDS encoding ABC transporter ATP-binding protein: MHGSSSLAHIAIEARNVTLSLGTREAPTQILRGVDLSIPKGESLAILGPSGSGKSSLMAILSGLERASGGDVRVAGIDYGPLDEDALARARRGRVGIILQSFHLLPTMTAVENVAVPLELAGFADAFARAADELAAVGLGHRLHHYPAQLSGGEQQRAAIARAVAPGPDILFADEPTGNLDGATSGSIVELLFARRAANGATLVIITHDPSLAARCDRIVEMRDGSIVADRRP; the protein is encoded by the coding sequence ATGCACGGTTCGTCCTCCCTTGCCCATATTGCGATTGAAGCGCGCAATGTCACCCTTTCGCTCGGCACCCGCGAAGCGCCGACGCAGATATTGAGGGGCGTCGACCTTTCCATCCCGAAGGGCGAGAGCCTGGCGATCCTGGGTCCGTCGGGGTCGGGCAAATCGTCGCTGATGGCGATATTGTCGGGGCTGGAGCGCGCCAGCGGCGGCGACGTGCGGGTCGCCGGGATCGATTATGGGCCGCTGGACGAGGATGCGCTGGCGCGGGCGAGGCGCGGGCGCGTGGGCATCATATTGCAGAGCTTCCACCTGCTGCCGACCATGACGGCGGTGGAGAATGTCGCCGTGCCGCTGGAACTGGCGGGCTTTGCCGACGCCTTCGCCCGCGCCGCGGACGAACTGGCGGCGGTGGGGCTGGGGCACCGGCTGCACCATTATCCGGCGCAGCTTTCGGGGGGCGAGCAGCAGCGCGCGGCCATCGCCCGCGCTGTCGCGCCGGGGCCGGACATCCTCTTCGCCGACGAGCCGACGGGCAATCTGGACGGGGCGACCAGCGGGTCCATCGTCGAACTGCTGTTCGCCCGGCGGGCCGCGAACGGCGCGACATTGGTGATCATCACCCATGATCCCAGCCTCGCGGCGCGGTGCGACCGCATCGTGGAGATGCGCGACGGGTCGATCGTCGCGGATCGCAGGCCGTGA
- a CDS encoding ABC transporter permease: MKALGWRGCWRIARRDLHRGFRGLRLLFICLFLGVATLATIGGLTAAITGEIASKGQVLLGGDVEVAMSQREAGAAEKAAFRREGALSETIRLRAMAQRVGQGAGNGPSAVLTELKGVDGAYPLYGALVLKGGRAGPMRADELVIGQALADRLDVKPGDGLRYGAATFRIRDIIAEEPDRVGEGFTLGPVALTSMEGIRRSGLIQPGSLYESKYRIRLGAGRDAGAAGDRLKRAFPSAGFEIKDRDGAAPGTSRFLERMGQFLSLIGLAALAIAGIGVSNGVASYLAIKRNGIATLKILGASSADIARIYLMQIGAVAVLAIGCGLAAGVVLPLGLVTAMRDILPVQPGFAIAPWPLVTSALYGLLIAFIFTVPPLARARTLPAAALFRETVDRRRGVDRASMIAVGAAGAAALGLALGTAREPWFAAAMLGAVAAMLALLTGIGLLVRHGARRAPAPRRPLARLAVANLHRPGAQTSALVVALGLGLTLFVTLAAIQSSLSAEIRNTVPRTAPDQFVLDIPIAAKDRFLALVGQEAPGAKVNMAPTLRGTIVAYGGQRVADLKQLPEGAWFLRGERGVTYSDALPEGSELVKGRWWPRDYAGPPLVSLDREAAEVMGVGVGDMLTVSVLGREMEARIASLRQVNWETMGFNYIMVFSPNTLRGAPHSLSATITMKGASEGAMARTLLAAFPSISIIAVGDVVAQVTVLLGQMSTAIVLAGSVAILAGIAVLIGAIAASRQARAYDSVILKTLGATRWQILGAQGIEYALLAGVLALVALGLGLAAGWFVIVRIFEFHWAPDWLLVLSTLGAGAVLTLGIGLLGSIPLMSVRPARALRAL; encoded by the coding sequence GTGAAGGCGCTGGGTTGGCGCGGCTGCTGGCGGATCGCCCGGCGCGACCTGCATCGCGGTTTCCGGGGGTTGCGGCTGCTGTTCATCTGCCTGTTCCTGGGCGTGGCGACGCTGGCGACCATCGGCGGCCTGACCGCCGCGATCACCGGAGAGATCGCCAGCAAGGGACAGGTGCTGCTGGGCGGCGATGTCGAGGTGGCGATGTCGCAGCGCGAGGCGGGCGCGGCGGAGAAGGCGGCCTTCCGGCGCGAGGGCGCGCTGAGCGAGACGATCCGATTGCGGGCGATGGCGCAGCGGGTGGGGCAGGGCGCTGGCAATGGCCCGTCCGCCGTGCTGACCGAACTCAAGGGCGTGGACGGGGCCTATCCGCTTTATGGCGCGCTGGTGCTGAAAGGCGGGCGGGCCGGGCCGATGCGCGCCGATGAGCTGGTCATCGGACAGGCGCTGGCGGACCGGCTGGACGTGAAGCCGGGCGATGGCCTGCGCTATGGCGCGGCGACCTTCCGCATCCGCGACATCATCGCGGAGGAGCCGGACCGGGTGGGGGAGGGCTTCACCCTGGGGCCGGTCGCGCTCACCTCCATGGAGGGTATCAGGCGCAGCGGCCTGATCCAGCCGGGCAGCCTGTATGAGAGCAAATATCGCATCCGCCTGGGCGCGGGCAGGGATGCCGGGGCGGCGGGGGACCGGCTGAAGCGCGCCTTCCCCTCTGCCGGTTTCGAAATCAAGGACCGCGACGGCGCGGCGCCGGGGACCAGCCGTTTCCTGGAGCGGATGGGGCAATTCCTGTCGCTGATCGGTCTCGCGGCGCTCGCCATAGCGGGGATCGGGGTCAGCAACGGGGTAGCCTCCTATCTGGCGATCAAGCGCAACGGCATTGCGACGCTGAAGATATTGGGCGCTTCCTCTGCCGACATCGCCCGCATCTATCTGATGCAGATCGGCGCGGTGGCCGTGCTGGCCATCGGTTGCGGGCTGGCGGCGGGGGTCGTGCTGCCGCTGGGTCTGGTGACGGCGATGCGGGACATATTGCCGGTGCAGCCCGGTTTCGCCATCGCGCCCTGGCCGCTGGTCACGAGCGCGCTCTACGGCCTGCTGATCGCCTTCATCTTCACGGTGCCGCCATTGGCGCGGGCGCGGACCCTGCCCGCCGCCGCCCTGTTCCGCGAGACGGTGGACCGGCGGCGCGGCGTCGACCGGGCGAGCATGATCGCCGTGGGGGCGGCGGGGGCGGCTGCGCTGGGACTGGCGCTGGGCACGGCGCGGGAGCCGTGGTTCGCGGCGGCGATGCTGGGCGCGGTCGCGGCGATGCTGGCGCTGCTGACCGGGATCGGGCTGCTCGTCCGGCATGGGGCGCGGCGGGCGCCCGCGCCGCGTCGTCCTTTGGCGCGGTTGGCGGTGGCCAATCTGCACCGGCCGGGCGCGCAGACTTCGGCGCTGGTGGTGGCGCTGGGGCTGGGGCTGACCCTGTTCGTGACGCTGGCGGCGATCCAGTCGAGCCTCAGCGCCGAAATCCGCAACACCGTGCCCCGGACCGCGCCGGACCAGTTCGTGTTGGACATTCCCATCGCCGCCAAAGACCGATTCCTTGCCCTCGTCGGACAAGAGGCGCCGGGGGCGAAGGTCAATATGGCGCCGACCCTGCGCGGCACCATCGTCGCCTATGGCGGGCAGCGGGTGGCGGACCTGAAGCAATTGCCCGAAGGGGCGTGGTTCCTGCGCGGGGAGCGGGGCGTCACCTATAGCGACGCGCTGCCCGAAGGATCGGAACTGGTGAAGGGGCGGTGGTGGCCCCGCGACTATGCCGGGCCGCCGCTGGTCTCGCTCGACCGGGAGGCGGCGGAGGTGATGGGCGTCGGCGTCGGCGACATGCTGACCGTGTCGGTGCTGGGGCGGGAGATGGAGGCGCGCATCGCATCGCTGCGGCAGGTGAATTGGGAGACGATGGGGTTCAACTACATCATGGTCTTTTCCCCCAACACGCTGCGCGGCGCGCCGCACAGCCTGTCCGCGACGATCACGATGAAGGGCGCGTCGGAAGGGGCGATGGCGCGGACGCTGCTGGCGGCCTTCCCCTCCATATCGATCATAGCGGTGGGGGATGTGGTGGCGCAGGTCACGGTGCTGCTGGGGCAGATGTCGACCGCCATCGTGCTGGCGGGGTCGGTCGCGATCCTGGCGGGGATCGCCGTCCTGATCGGCGCCATCGCGGCGTCGCGGCAGGCGCGGGCCTATGACAGCGTGATATTGAAGACGCTGGGCGCGACCCGCTGGCAGATATTGGGGGCGCAGGGGATCGAATATGCGCTGCTGGCCGGGGTGCTGGCGCTGGTGGCGCTGGGGCTGGGGCTGGCGGCGGGGTGGTTCGTGATCGTGCGGATATTCGAATTCCACTGGGCGCCGGACTGGCTGCTGGTGCTGTCGACGCTGGGCGCGGGGGCGGTGCTGACGCTGGGGATCGGGTTGCTGGGGTCGATCCCGCTGATGTCGGTGCGGCCCGCGCGGGCGCTGCGGGCGCTCTGA
- the ccoS gene encoding cbb3-type cytochrome oxidase assembly protein CcoS has product MTGLSLLIPIALGLGLLGLAAFFWALGNGQFEDTDGAAVRILIDED; this is encoded by the coding sequence ATGACGGGTCTCAGCCTGTTGATTCCGATTGCGCTTGGACTGGGGCTGCTGGGGCTGGCGGCCTTTTTCTGGGCGCTGGGCAATGGCCAGTTCGAGGACACGGACGGGGCGGCGGTGCGCATCCTGATCGACGAGGATTGA
- the putA gene encoding trifunctional transcriptional regulator/proline dehydrogenase/L-glutamate gamma-semialdehyde dehydrogenase yields the protein MTNPPPFTDFAPVIRPQSPLRQAITAAYRRDEAECMAPLLEAAALPDAMRRGVRDMARRLVTTLRANGKGSGVEALVQEYSLSSQEGVALMCLAEALLRIPDDATRDALIRDKIADGDWGGHLGGGRSLFVNAATWGLVVTGKLVGSVDDRGLGAALTRLVARLGEPVIRRGVDLAMRMMGEQFVTGETIGEALKRARAQEAKGFQYSYDMLGEAAATAADAARYLEDYRQAIHAIGRASAGRGVYAGPGISIKLSALHPRYSRAQAERVMGELLPRVKELALLARGYDIGLNIDAEEADRLELSLDLLESLALDPELAGWNGLGFVVQAYGKRCPFVIDWIVDLAGRAGRRIMVRLVKGAYWDAEIKRAQVDGLADFPVYTRKVHTDVAYIACARKLLAARDRVFPQFATHNAQTLATVHHLAGHDFTLGDYEYQCLHGMGEPLYEQVVGKGDLDRPCRIYAPVGTHETLLAYLVRRLLENGANSSFVHRIADPAVPVEEMIADPVEQVRAMPHPGARHADIALPSGLYPDRRNSDGIDLSDENALAMLTRALAESAQIGWTARPEGGEGAARPVLNPADRRDVVGTVFEASTDFARAAVARADGSGWARAPVTERAAILERAADAMQARMPILLGLIVREAGKSLPNAIAEVREAIDFLRYYAAQARSTFGPAQEPLGPVVCISPWNFPLAIFTGQVAAALVAGNAVLAKPAEETPLIAAEAVRLLHEAGVPGDALQLVPGAGEIGAALVAAPQTAGVLFTGSTEVARLIQRQLASRLSASGRPIPLVAETGGQNAMIVDSSALAEQVVADVIASAFDSAGQRCSALRILCLQEDVADRTLAMLKGALRELRIGRTDRLAVDIGPVITDEAQEGIGRHIEAMRALRCAVEQQPLPEESAHGSFVPPTIIEIDDIAQLRREVFGPVLHVIRFPRAGLDALVDAINATGYGLTFGLHTRLDDTVAQVTGRVKAGNLYVNRNVIGAIVGVQPFGGRGLSGTGPKAGGPLYLGRLVRVPPAFAGRAGSFPSALADFADWLAAEGEAEASAMARRCGDASALGVEMALPGPVGERNLYALHPRGWIGMRPATRQGLLGQMAAVLATGNRGVLQDMALPRGLPPHIAAHFASRPEGPLGAVLVEGDAGRIGAAVRDVAGLPGPVVSVHAAGADGMYPLHWLLEEVSTSINTTAAGGNASLMMIG from the coding sequence ATGACGAACCCGCCCCCCTTCACCGATTTCGCCCCTGTCATCCGGCCTCAGTCGCCGCTCCGCCAGGCGATCACCGCCGCCTATCGCCGCGACGAAGCGGAGTGCATGGCGCCCCTGCTGGAAGCCGCCGCGCTGCCCGACGCCATGCGGCGTGGAGTGCGGGACATGGCGCGCAGGCTGGTGACGACGCTGCGCGCCAATGGCAAGGGCAGCGGGGTCGAGGCGCTGGTGCAGGAATATTCGCTCTCCAGCCAGGAGGGCGTGGCGCTGATGTGCCTGGCCGAAGCGCTGCTGCGCATTCCCGACGATGCGACCCGCGATGCGCTGATCCGCGACAAGATCGCCGACGGCGACTGGGGCGGGCATCTGGGCGGCGGCAGGTCGCTGTTCGTCAATGCGGCGACCTGGGGGCTGGTGGTGACGGGCAAGCTGGTCGGCAGCGTCGATGACCGGGGCCTCGGCGCGGCGCTGACGCGGCTGGTGGCGCGGCTGGGCGAGCCGGTGATCCGGCGCGGCGTCGACCTCGCCATGCGGATGATGGGCGAGCAGTTCGTGACCGGCGAGACCATCGGCGAAGCGCTGAAGCGGGCGCGGGCGCAGGAGGCCAAGGGCTTCCAGTACAGCTATGACATGCTGGGCGAAGCGGCGGCGACGGCGGCGGACGCGGCGCGCTACCTGGAGGATTACCGGCAGGCGATCCATGCCATCGGCCGGGCGTCGGCCGGGCGCGGCGTCTATGCGGGGCCGGGCATTTCGATCAAGCTGTCGGCGCTGCATCCGCGTTATTCCCGCGCACAGGCGGAGCGGGTCATGGGGGAATTGCTGCCGCGGGTGAAGGAGCTGGCGTTGCTCGCCCGCGGCTATGACATCGGACTCAACATCGATGCGGAGGAGGCGGATCGGCTCGAATTGTCGCTCGACCTGCTGGAGAGTCTGGCGCTGGACCCGGAGCTTGCGGGGTGGAACGGGCTGGGCTTCGTGGTGCAGGCCTATGGCAAGCGCTGCCCCTTCGTGATCGACTGGATCGTCGATCTGGCCGGGCGGGCCGGGCGGCGGATCATGGTGCGGCTGGTCAAGGGCGCCTATTGGGACGCGGAGATCAAGCGGGCGCAGGTCGACGGGCTGGCCGATTTCCCGGTCTATACGCGCAAAGTCCATACCGACGTCGCCTATATCGCCTGCGCGAGGAAGCTGCTGGCGGCGCGGGACCGGGTGTTTCCGCAATTCGCGACGCATAACGCGCAGACGCTGGCGACGGTCCATCATCTGGCGGGGCATGATTTCACGCTGGGCGATTATGAATATCAGTGCCTGCACGGCATGGGCGAGCCGCTGTACGAGCAGGTGGTGGGGAAGGGCGATCTCGACCGGCCCTGCCGCATCTACGCGCCGGTCGGCACGCATGAGACGCTGCTGGCCTATCTGGTGCGGCGGCTGCTGGAAAATGGCGCGAACAGCTCCTTCGTGCACCGCATCGCCGATCCGGCGGTGCCGGTGGAGGAGATGATCGCCGACCCGGTCGAGCAGGTGCGGGCGATGCCGCATCCGGGGGCGCGGCATGCGGACATCGCCCTGCCGTCCGGGCTTTATCCCGACCGGCGCAATTCCGACGGGATCGACCTCAGCGATGAAAATGCGCTGGCCATGCTGACGCGGGCGCTGGCGGAAAGCGCGCAGATCGGCTGGACGGCCCGGCCGGAGGGCGGGGAGGGCGCGGCGCGGCCCGTGCTCAACCCCGCCGACCGGCGCGATGTCGTGGGGACGGTGTTCGAGGCGTCGACGGATTTTGCGCGGGCGGCGGTCGCGCGGGCGGACGGAAGCGGCTGGGCGAGGGCGCCCGTGACGGAACGCGCCGCGATATTGGAGCGGGCGGCCGACGCGATGCAGGCGCGCATGCCGATCCTGCTGGGCCTGATCGTGCGGGAGGCGGGCAAGTCGCTGCCCAACGCCATTGCCGAAGTGCGGGAGGCGATCGATTTCCTGCGCTATTATGCGGCGCAGGCGCGGTCGACCTTCGGCCCGGCGCAGGAGCCTTTGGGGCCGGTGGTGTGCATTTCGCCCTGGAATTTCCCGCTGGCGATCTTCACCGGCCAGGTGGCGGCGGCGCTGGTCGCGGGCAATGCGGTGCTGGCCAAGCCCGCCGAGGAAACCCCGCTGATCGCGGCGGAGGCGGTTCGCCTGCTGCACGAGGCTGGGGTGCCGGGCGATGCGTTGCAGCTTGTGCCCGGCGCGGGGGAGATCGGCGCGGCGCTGGTGGCGGCGCCGCAAACCGCAGGAGTGCTGTTCACCGGATCGACCGAGGTGGCGCGGCTGATCCAGCGGCAACTGGCCTCGCGCCTCTCCGCTTCGGGCAGGCCCATTCCGCTGGTCGCGGAGACGGGCGGGCAGAATGCGATGATCGTCGACAGCTCCGCGCTGGCGGAACAGGTGGTGGCGGATGTCATCGCCTCCGCCTTCGACAGCGCGGGGCAGCGCTGTTCGGCGCTGCGCATCCTCTGCCTGCAGGAGGATGTGGCGGACCGGACGCTGGCGATGCTGAAGGGGGCGCTCAGGGAATTGCGCATCGGGCGGACCGACCGGCTGGCGGTCGACATCGGGCCGGTCATCACCGACGAGGCGCAGGAAGGAATCGGGCGGCACATAGAGGCGATGCGCGCCCTGCGCTGCGCGGTGGAGCAGCAGCCATTGCCGGAGGAAAGCGCGCATGGCAGCTTCGTGCCGCCGACGATCATCGAGATCGACGACATCGCGCAGTTGCGGCGGGAGGTGTTCGGGCCGGTGCTGCACGTCATCCGCTTCCCCCGCGCAGGGCTGGACGCGCTGGTGGATGCGATCAACGCGACCGGCTATGGCCTGACCTTCGGCCTGCATACGCGGCTGGACGATACCGTCGCCCAGGTGACGGGGCGGGTGAAGGCGGGCAATCTCTATGTGAACCGCAATGTGATCGGCGCCATCGTGGGGGTGCAGCCCTTTGGCGGGCGCGGGCTGTCGGGAACCGGACCCAAGGCGGGCGGGCCGCTCTATCTGGGGCGGCTTGTGCGCGTGCCGCCGGCCTTTGCCGGGCGGGCCGGTTCGTTCCCGTCGGCGCTCGCCGATTTCGCCGACTGGCTGGCGGCGGAGGGCGAGGCGGAGGCTTCGGCCATGGCGCGGCGCTGCGGCGATGCCTCGGCGCTGGGGGTGGAGATGGCGCTGCCGGGGCCGGTGGGGGAGCGCAACCTCTATGCGTTGCATCCCCGCGGATGGATCGGGATGCGGCCCGCGACGCGGCAGGGCCTTTTGGGGCAGATGGCGGCGGTGCTGGCGACGGGCAATCGCGGGGTGCTGCAGGACATGGCGCTGCCGCGGGGATTGCCCCCGCATATCGCCGCGCATTTCGCGTCTCGGCCGGAAGGGCCGCTGGGGGCGGTGCTGGTAGAGGGCGATGCCGGGCGGATCGGCGCGGCGGTTCGGGACGTGGCCGGCCTGCCGGGGCCGGTCGTCAGCGTCCATGCGGCGGGGGCGGATGGGATGTATCCGCTCCACTGGCTGCTGGAGGAGGTGTCGACCTCCATCAACACGACGGCCGCCGGTGGGAATGCGAGCCTGATGATGATCGGATGA
- a CDS encoding cation-translocating P-type ATPase, with amino-acid sequence MATKALIADPVAEEAVESLFAVPGIHCVSCIAKIEEGLPRQPGIISARVNMGAKRVAIRHDPALTPPDLRATIAALGFEAEPLADAGLDVAAAESRRLTRALVVAGFAAMNIMLLSVSVWSGAAGATRGMFHWLSALIALPTVAYAGQPFFRSAWAAVRHGRTNMDVPISIGVLLTTGMSLYETVTGGAHAWFDGAVMLLFFLLAGRALDSMMRGRARAGVAALLKQTAPGALVLEADGGSRWTRADALRPGMTILVAAGERLAADGRVTEGESGLDIAFLTGESAPVRVHPGDAVQAGALNVDGPIRVEVTAAGADTVIADIARLMEEAAQGKSRYVRLADRAARLYAPCVHLLAALSFAGWMIAGAGVHQALLIAVAVLLITCPCALGLAVPAAQIVACGALMRRGVLVKDGSALERLAEVSEAVFDKTGTLTLGRPVPQGLRRLWRDDRAILLALSRASRHPLSVALRQALEARGVAPAVLDNVREVAGEGVFGDYQGVAVSLARPRSLVNLFGLAAEYRRGDQATLLGFADALRPDAAETLDALRGMGTKVLIASGDRPEALEEIARTTGATAIGHLRPADKLALIGRLKARGEKVLMVGDGLNDGPALAAGHASMAPASASDASQLAADAVFLGDRLAPVALAVHAARRTVAVVKQNFALAIGYNLLAVPLAMAGKVTPLVAAVAMSTSSLIVIANALRLKGVAK; translated from the coding sequence ATGGCCACGAAAGCGCTGATCGCCGATCCGGTGGCGGAAGAGGCGGTCGAAAGCCTGTTCGCCGTCCCCGGCATCCATTGCGTGAGCTGCATCGCGAAAATCGAGGAAGGATTGCCCCGCCAGCCCGGCATCATCTCTGCGCGAGTCAATATGGGGGCGAAGCGGGTCGCCATCCGGCACGATCCGGCGTTGACGCCGCCCGACCTGCGCGCCACCATCGCCGCCCTGGGGTTCGAGGCGGAGCCGCTGGCCGATGCGGGGCTGGACGTGGCGGCGGCGGAAAGTCGCCGCCTGACGCGGGCGCTGGTGGTGGCGGGCTTCGCGGCGATGAACATCATGCTGCTGTCGGTGTCGGTCTGGTCCGGGGCGGCCGGGGCGACGCGGGGGATGTTCCACTGGCTCTCCGCGTTGATCGCGCTGCCGACGGTGGCCTATGCGGGCCAGCCCTTCTTCCGGTCGGCCTGGGCGGCGGTGCGGCATGGGCGGACGAACATGGACGTGCCGATCAGCATCGGCGTGCTGCTGACCACCGGAATGAGCCTGTATGAGACCGTCACCGGCGGGGCGCATGCCTGGTTCGACGGGGCGGTGATGCTGCTGTTCTTCCTGCTGGCCGGGCGGGCGCTGGACAGCATGATGCGCGGGCGGGCGCGGGCGGGGGTGGCGGCGCTGCTGAAGCAGACCGCGCCGGGCGCGCTGGTGCTGGAGGCGGACGGGGGCAGCCGGTGGACGCGGGCGGACGCGCTGCGCCCCGGCATGACGATATTGGTGGCGGCGGGCGAAAGGCTGGCCGCCGACGGGCGCGTGACGGAGGGCGAAAGCGGCCTCGACATCGCCTTCCTGACCGGGGAAAGCGCGCCGGTGCGGGTGCATCCGGGCGATGCCGTGCAGGCGGGCGCGCTCAATGTCGACGGGCCGATCCGGGTGGAGGTGACGGCGGCGGGGGCCGATACGGTCATCGCCGACATCGCCCGGCTGATGGAGGAGGCTGCGCAGGGCAAGTCGCGCTATGTGCGGCTGGCCGACCGGGCGGCGCGGCTCTATGCGCCCTGCGTCCATCTGCTGGCGGCGCTGTCCTTCGCGGGGTGGATGATCGCCGGGGCGGGCGTGCATCAGGCGTTGCTGATCGCGGTGGCGGTGCTGCTGATCACCTGTCCTTGCGCCTTGGGGCTGGCGGTGCCCGCCGCGCAGATCGTCGCCTGCGGCGCGCTGATGCGGCGGGGCGTGCTGGTGAAGGACGGGTCGGCGCTGGAGCGGCTGGCGGAGGTGAGCGAAGCCGTGTTCGACAAGACCGGCACGCTGACGCTGGGCCGCCCGGTGCCGCAGGGGCTGCGCCGCCTGTGGCGCGACGACCGGGCGATCCTGCTGGCGCTGTCGCGGGCCTCGCGCCATCCGCTGAGCGTTGCGCTACGGCAGGCGCTGGAGGCGCGGGGGGTGGCGCCTGCTGTGCTCGACAATGTCCGCGAAGTGGCGGGGGAGGGCGTGTTCGGGGACTATCAGGGCGTGGCCGTGTCGCTGGCGCGGCCGCGCAGCCTGGTCAACCTGTTCGGGCTGGCGGCGGAATATCGGCGCGGCGATCAGGCCACGCTGCTGGGCTTCGCCGACGCGCTGCGGCCCGATGCGGCGGAGACGCTGGACGCGCTGCGCGGCATGGGGACGAAGGTGCTGATCGCCAGCGGCGACCGGCCCGAAGCGCTGGAGGAGATCGCCCGGACGACCGGCGCCACCGCCATCGGCCATCTGCGCCCCGCCGACAAGCTGGCGCTGATCGGGCGGCTGAAGGCCCGGGGCGAGAAGGTGCTGATGGTCGGGGACGGGCTGAACGACGGCCCGGCTCTGGCGGCGGGGCATGCCAGCATGGCCCCCGCCTCCGCCAGCGACGCCAGCCAGCTTGCCGCCGACGCCGTGTTCCTGGGCGACAGGCTGGCGCCGGTGGCTCTGGCCGTGCATGCGGCGCGGCGGACCGTGGCCGTGGTGAAGCAGAATTTCGCGCTGGCCATCGGCTATAATCTGCTGGCGGTGCCGCTCGCCATGGCGGGGAAGGTGACGCCGCTGGTCGCGGCGGTCGCCATGTCGACATCCTCGCTGATCGTCATCGCCAATGCGCTGCGTCTGAAAGGAGTCGCGAAATGA
- a CDS encoding FixH family protein — protein sequence MTPAPSPIRRFTGWHMTAILIAFFAAVIAVNMLMATVAVRSFGGTVVENSYVASQKFNGWLAQARAQRRLGWRDEATLDAGRHVGLALKDAKGAPLAGVVVTAVAQHPLGRAPDMPLAFHETAPGVYVSDRVLPKGRWQLRFDLRVAGREEHLLREVD from the coding sequence ATGACCCCTGCACCATCCCCCATCCGCCGCTTCACCGGCTGGCACATGACGGCGATATTGATCGCCTTCTTCGCCGCGGTGATCGCGGTCAACATGCTGATGGCGACCGTCGCGGTGCGCTCCTTCGGCGGCACGGTGGTCGAGAACAGCTATGTCGCCAGCCAGAAGTTCAACGGCTGGCTGGCGCAGGCGCGGGCGCAGCGGCGGCTGGGTTGGCGGGACGAAGCGACGCTGGATGCGGGGCGGCATGTCGGGCTGGCGCTGAAGGATGCGAAGGGCGCGCCGCTGGCGGGCGTCGTCGTGACGGCGGTGGCGCAGCATCCGCTGGGGCGGGCGCCGGACATGCCGCTCGCCTTCCACGAAACCGCGCCGGGCGTCTACGTGAGCGACCGGGTCTTGCCGAAGGGGCGCTGGCAGCTCCGCTTCGACCTGCGCGTCGCCGGGCGCGAGGAGCATCTTTTGAGGGAGGTCGACTGA